A genomic segment from Frateuria edaphi encodes:
- a CDS encoding DUF302 domain-containing protein produces MYYIAETPKPFAQASEDLDAAVRRHGFGVLHVHDIGATLRGKGLPFQRECKVFEVCNPQQAANVMSTDMRLNMALPCRISVYTEGGQTRIGMIEPDHLLGMLSDDPALTSIANEVGTQMRRMIDEAR; encoded by the coding sequence GTGTACTACATCGCCGAAACCCCCAAGCCTTTCGCCCAGGCCTCCGAGGACCTGGATGCCGCCGTTCGCCGCCATGGCTTTGGCGTGCTCCATGTGCACGACATCGGCGCCACGCTGCGCGGCAAGGGGCTGCCTTTCCAGCGCGAGTGCAAAGTGTTCGAGGTATGCAACCCGCAACAGGCGGCAAACGTGATGTCCACGGACATGCGGTTGAACATGGCGCTTCCGTGCCGGATCTCGGTCTATACCGAAGGCGGCCAAACCCGCATCGGCATGATCGAACCAGACCATCTGCTGGGCATGCTGTCGGACGATCCCGCGCTCACGTCCATCGCGAACGAAGTGGGAACGCAGATGCGC
- a CDS encoding YgaP family membrane protein, whose product MNIDRVVLGFAGSMVLLSVALGWWMSPAWLWLAVFVGANLLQSSFTGFCPLAMILKGFGLKPGSAFSR is encoded by the coding sequence ATGAACATCGATCGCGTCGTGCTCGGCTTTGCCGGCAGCATGGTGTTGCTGTCCGTTGCGCTGGGCTGGTGGATGTCGCCGGCGTGGCTGTGGCTGGCCGTATTCGTCGGCGCCAACCTGTTGCAGTCCTCGTTCACCGGTTTCTGTCCGCTGGCGATGATCCTCAAGGGATTCGGATTGAAGCCCGGCTCCGCCTTTTCCCGCTGA
- a CDS encoding NAD(P)/FAD-dependent oxidoreductase, with product MANIIVLGAGLGGTAAAYEIRAVLGREHTVTLVGDGPRFSFTPSNPWLALGSRKREDIGFPIAAPMSHHDIRFVEVPAEKVLAAESRVRLRDGQVLDYDYLVIATGPRLAFDEVPGLGPDGHTQSVCTADHAQRAWEAYQTFLDAPGPVVVGAAAGASCFGPAYEFALLLDADLRKRKLRERVPITYVTPEPYIGHMGLGGVGDSKGLLEHELRQREIRWITSAKVLGVEAGKLRLQEVDAKGVAVGESELPFAYAMLLPAFTGVDAVRGIEGLTNPRGFILIDEHQRNPRFRNIFAAGVCVAIPPVEATPVPTGAPKTGFMIESMVTAIAHNLREEIAGRQPDARATWNAVCLADMGDTGAAFVALPQIPPRNVTWAKQGKWVHLAKLAFEKYYLHKIRTGNTEPVYEKYVLKLLGIERLRPPVKHSQGDLP from the coding sequence ATGGCCAACATTATCGTTCTGGGCGCCGGGCTGGGCGGCACTGCCGCGGCCTACGAGATCCGTGCCGTGCTCGGCAGGGAGCACACCGTGACGCTGGTCGGCGACGGGCCGCGCTTCAGCTTCACCCCGTCCAACCCGTGGCTGGCGCTCGGCTCGCGCAAACGCGAAGACATCGGATTCCCCATCGCAGCGCCGATGTCGCACCACGACATCCGCTTCGTCGAGGTGCCCGCCGAGAAGGTGCTGGCGGCCGAAAGCCGCGTGCGGCTGCGCGACGGGCAGGTGCTGGACTACGACTACCTGGTGATCGCCACCGGCCCGCGGCTGGCGTTCGACGAGGTGCCCGGGCTGGGCCCGGACGGCCATACGCAGTCGGTCTGCACCGCCGACCATGCCCAGCGAGCGTGGGAGGCCTACCAGACATTCCTGGACGCGCCGGGCCCGGTGGTGGTCGGCGCGGCGGCAGGCGCCAGTTGCTTCGGCCCGGCCTACGAGTTCGCATTGTTGCTGGACGCCGACCTGCGCAAACGCAAACTGCGCGAGCGCGTGCCGATCACCTACGTCACGCCGGAGCCGTACATCGGCCACATGGGCCTGGGCGGCGTAGGCGATTCGAAGGGCCTGCTGGAGCACGAGCTGCGCCAGCGCGAGATCCGATGGATCACCAGCGCAAAGGTGCTCGGCGTCGAGGCGGGCAAGCTCCGGCTGCAGGAGGTCGATGCCAAGGGCGTGGCGGTGGGCGAGAGCGAGCTGCCGTTCGCCTACGCCATGCTGCTGCCGGCCTTCACCGGCGTGGACGCGGTGCGCGGCATCGAGGGGTTAACCAACCCGCGCGGCTTCATCCTGATCGACGAGCACCAGCGCAACCCGCGCTTCCGCAATATTTTCGCCGCCGGCGTATGCGTGGCGATCCCGCCGGTGGAAGCCACGCCGGTGCCGACCGGCGCGCCCAAGACCGGCTTCATGATCGAGTCGATGGTCACCGCCATTGCGCACAACCTGCGCGAGGAGATCGCCGGCCGCCAGCCCGATGCGCGCGCAACCTGGAACGCGGTGTGCCTGGCCGACATGGGCGACACCGGCGCGGCCTTCGTGGCATTGCCGCAGATTCCGCCACGCAACGTCACCTGGGCGAAGCAGGGCAAGTGGGTGCACCTGGCCAAGCTCGCGTTCGAGAAGTACTACCTGCACAAGATCCGCACCGGCAACACCGAGCCGGTCTACGAGAAGTACGTGCTCAAGCTGCTGGGCATCGAGCGGCTCCGGCCGCCTGTCAAACATTCGCAAGGAGACCTTCCATGA
- a CDS encoding ArsR/SmtB family transcription factor, producing MSADPSLDLSAMHARADEAARLLKALGNPQRLRVLCLLVDGELSVGQIHKALPDLSQSALSQHLARLREEGLVSTRREAQSIHYALEPGPAQAVIETLYGAYCAPSARRRTGRR from the coding sequence ATGTCCGCCGATCCGTCACTCGATCTTTCCGCCATGCACGCCCGTGCCGACGAGGCCGCGCGCCTGCTCAAGGCATTGGGCAACCCGCAACGACTGCGCGTGCTGTGCCTCCTGGTCGATGGCGAGCTTTCGGTGGGCCAGATCCACAAGGCGCTGCCGGACCTGAGCCAGTCGGCCCTGTCGCAGCACCTGGCGCGGCTGCGCGAGGAAGGCCTGGTGAGCACGCGCCGCGAGGCGCAGTCGATCCACTACGCGCTCGAGCCCGGCCCTGCGCAGGCGGTGATCGAAACCCTGTACGGCGCCTATTGCGCGCCTTCGGCCCGGCGCAGAACCGGCCGGCGCTAG
- a CDS encoding universal stress protein → MTELIVTVGEPEREAPLLDYAFSLARQWHAWVTGLCVIPIDAVVMALPDAAGLLAAEERDALADEAWWQGRCKAAGVGGGWEVARGVYRKVVAERASLADLVVGRLPGRPASLQDASRRLAETLVHGGCPIVLVPDDWVARPAIGHVLLAWNGSAPAARAARAALPLLRMAARVTVLDGTHGLGGKTGAPLREWLARQSVSCDWLPFQPRGDVGEAIRAEAGRLCVDLLVQGAWGRRRTSERLLGGATRHSLRHSRVPLLLAP, encoded by the coding sequence ATGACCGAGCTGATCGTTACCGTGGGCGAACCCGAACGCGAGGCGCCCTTGCTGGATTACGCGTTCTCGCTGGCCCGCCAGTGGCACGCCTGGGTCACCGGGCTGTGCGTGATCCCGATCGATGCGGTGGTGATGGCGCTGCCCGATGCGGCGGGCCTGCTGGCTGCCGAGGAACGGGACGCGCTGGCCGACGAAGCCTGGTGGCAAGGGCGCTGCAAGGCGGCGGGCGTCGGCGGCGGCTGGGAGGTGGCCCGCGGCGTCTATCGCAAGGTGGTGGCCGAGCGCGCGAGCCTGGCCGATCTGGTCGTCGGGCGCCTGCCGGGTCGGCCCGCCAGCCTGCAGGATGCCTCGCGCCGGCTGGCCGAAACGCTGGTGCACGGTGGTTGCCCGATCGTCCTCGTTCCGGACGACTGGGTCGCGCGGCCGGCGATCGGCCATGTGCTGCTCGCCTGGAACGGCAGCGCGCCGGCCGCGCGCGCGGCGCGTGCGGCGCTGCCCCTGCTGCGGATGGCCGCTCGGGTGACCGTGCTCGATGGCACGCACGGCCTCGGTGGCAAAACCGGGGCGCCGTTGCGTGAGTGGCTCGCCCGTCAGAGCGTTTCGTGCGACTGGCTGCCGTTCCAGCCCCGGGGCGACGTGGGTGAGGCCATCCGCGCCGAAGCAGGCCGCCTCTGTGTCGATCTGCTGGTGCAAGGCGCCTGGGGTCGCCGGCGGACCAGCGAGCGGTTGCTCGGCGGCGCGACGCGCCATTCGCTGCGCCACAGCCGCGTGCCGCTGCTGCTCGCGCCTTGA
- a CDS encoding ribose-phosphate diphosphokinase: MSLLYALPGNAAFARALCRHTGWQRGQLELHRFPDGESLLRLATPPRGVVALACSLQRPDAKLFALIAAAATARELGATQVGLVAPYLAYMRQDARFRPGEAISARVIGNLLGSAFDWVVTVDPHLHRIHDLAEVFACRTTVVQAAPELAAWIRANVRSPLLVGPDGESAQWVQAVADRLGAPCVVARKQRRGDRDVSVRLPSLARWRGHTPVLLDDIAASGHTLIDTARGVREQLPQAAPVAVVVHGLLGRRSREALRGAGIARLVTTNTVPGELAAIDVSARVAQALATLGVEAG, translated from the coding sequence ATGAGCCTCCTGTACGCGTTGCCGGGCAACGCCGCGTTTGCCCGCGCGCTGTGTCGCCACACGGGCTGGCAGCGAGGCCAGCTGGAGCTGCACCGGTTCCCCGATGGCGAATCGCTGCTGCGGCTCGCCACGCCGCCGCGCGGCGTCGTGGCACTGGCCTGCTCGCTGCAGCGGCCGGATGCCAAGCTGTTCGCGCTGATAGCCGCGGCGGCGACCGCACGCGAACTCGGGGCGACGCAGGTCGGCCTGGTCGCACCCTACCTGGCCTACATGCGCCAGGACGCGCGCTTCCGGCCGGGCGAGGCGATCTCGGCGCGGGTCATCGGCAACCTGCTTGGCAGCGCGTTCGACTGGGTCGTGACGGTCGACCCGCACCTGCATCGCATCCACGACCTCGCCGAGGTATTCGCCTGCCGCACGACGGTCGTCCAGGCAGCGCCGGAGCTGGCCGCGTGGATCAGGGCGAACGTGCGCTCGCCGCTGCTGGTCGGGCCGGATGGCGAGAGCGCGCAATGGGTGCAGGCGGTGGCGGACCGGCTCGGCGCGCCCTGCGTGGTGGCGCGCAAGCAGCGCCGCGGAGACCGCGACGTCAGCGTGCGGCTGCCGTCACTGGCCCGCTGGCGCGGGCACACGCCGGTGCTGCTGGACGACATTGCCGCCTCCGGACACACGCTCATCGACACCGCCCGGGGCGTACGCGAGCAACTGCCGCAGGCCGCGCCGGTCGCGGTGGTGGTGCATGGGCTGCTGGGGCGTCGCTCGCGGGAGGCATTGCGCGGCGCCGGCATCGCCCGCCTGGTGACCACCAATACCGTGCCGGGCGAACTGGCGGCGATCGACGTCAGCGCCCGCGTCGCGCAGGCCCTGGCGACCCTCGGCGTCGAGGCAGGCTAG
- a CDS encoding thymidine phosphorylase family protein: protein MPAAPLPELPFSGERLRPRRIGIDTGGEHVAYLPLGSSACHGEGFGPHSRLQVSVGSRGLMATLAIVHGDALAPDEVGLSESAWLRLQPAAHEHVALAHPPSVESLSSVRAKLYGRTLADAEIRAIVMDIAAQRYSNLELATFIAACSNDHLALDEVVALTGAMVDSGARLHWPGAVIVDKHCVGGLPGNRTTPIVVAICTALGLVMPKTSSRAITSPAGTADTMAMLAPVDLDLARMRRTVERTGGCIVWGGAINLAPVDDTLIRIERALDIDSPGQLVASILSKKIAAGSNRVVIDVPVGPTAKVREPRHARTLERMLRAVAGRFGLELTVLRTDGLQPVGRGVGPALEAHDVLAVLQDRPVQPRDLRERALALAAAVIEVGGLAVGTDALALARECLDSGRAWRQFQAICEAQGGMRAPGVASYRHPVGAGRDGRVDAIDNRRLAQAAKLAGAPLSPLAGLVIDVRVGDPVTAGQPLFTLHAQSPGELAYAMEYVSRHPDIVRLGTGP, encoded by the coding sequence GTGCCTGCCGCCCCCTTGCCGGAGCTGCCGTTCTCGGGCGAACGCCTGCGCCCGCGCCGTATCGGCATCGACACCGGCGGCGAGCACGTGGCCTACCTGCCGCTGGGTTCGTCCGCCTGCCATGGCGAGGGTTTCGGGCCACACTCGCGGCTGCAGGTGAGCGTCGGCAGCCGCGGATTGATGGCGACGCTGGCGATCGTGCACGGCGACGCGCTGGCGCCGGACGAGGTGGGGCTGTCCGAATCGGCCTGGCTGCGTCTGCAACCGGCCGCGCACGAGCACGTGGCGCTGGCGCATCCGCCGAGCGTCGAGTCGCTCTCAAGCGTTCGCGCGAAGCTCTACGGCCGCACTCTCGCCGATGCCGAGATACGGGCGATCGTCATGGACATCGCCGCGCAGCGCTATTCGAATCTCGAACTGGCGACCTTCATTGCCGCCTGCAGCAATGACCACCTGGCCCTGGACGAGGTGGTCGCGCTGACCGGCGCGATGGTCGACAGTGGCGCGCGGCTGCACTGGCCGGGCGCGGTCATCGTGGACAAGCATTGCGTCGGCGGGCTGCCGGGCAACCGCACGACGCCGATCGTGGTCGCGATCTGCACCGCGCTGGGACTGGTCATGCCCAAGACCTCCTCGCGCGCGATCACCTCCCCGGCAGGCACCGCCGACACCATGGCAATGCTCGCGCCCGTGGATCTGGATCTCGCGCGGATGCGCCGCACCGTCGAGCGCACCGGCGGCTGCATCGTGTGGGGCGGGGCGATCAACCTGGCGCCGGTGGACGACACGCTGATCCGCATCGAGCGGGCGCTGGACATCGACAGTCCCGGGCAGTTGGTCGCCTCGATCCTTTCCAAGAAGATCGCCGCCGGCTCCAACCGCGTGGTGATCGACGTGCCGGTCGGCCCGACCGCCAAGGTGCGCGAGCCGCGCCATGCGCGCACGCTGGAGCGGATGCTGCGCGCGGTGGCCGGTCGCTTCGGCCTGGAACTGACGGTGCTGCGCACCGACGGGCTGCAGCCGGTCGGTCGCGGTGTGGGGCCGGCACTGGAAGCCCACGACGTACTGGCCGTGCTGCAGGATCGGCCGGTGCAGCCGCGGGATCTTCGCGAGCGCGCGCTGGCGCTCGCGGCCGCGGTGATCGAGGTGGGCGGCCTGGCGGTGGGAACGGACGCGCTCGCGTTGGCGCGCGAATGCCTGGACTCCGGCCGCGCGTGGCGCCAGTTCCAGGCGATCTGCGAAGCCCAGGGTGGCATGCGCGCTCCCGGCGTCGCGTCCTACCGGCACCCGGTGGGGGCCGGGAGGGATGGCCGTGTCGATGCGATCGACAATCGTCGCCTCGCGCAGGCCGCCAAGCTCGCCGGTGCGCCGCTCTCGCCACTGGCCGGGCTCGTGATCGACGTGCGCGTGGGCGATCCGGTCACCGCCGGCCAGCCACTCTTCACCCTGCATGCGCAGAGCCCGGGCGAACTTGCCTACGCCATGGAGTACGTCTCGCGTCACCCCGACATCGTCCGCCTCGGAACCGGCCCATGA
- a CDS encoding CBS domain-containing protein, which yields MRAIDIGTRRVIQAGASATVAEAAGIMRRQQAGCLVVTREQDDRVESVGIVTDRDLVTRCIAAHFDPATTPLECVMSAPLLCCRPDAPIDEIVDTMQQRGVRRLPLIDTAGTLVGIVSTDDVLAALAELADRVNQTLNAQPMLDRAYL from the coding sequence ATGCGCGCAATCGACATCGGCACCCGGCGTGTCATCCAGGCCGGCGCCTCGGCAACGGTCGCCGAGGCTGCCGGCATCATGCGCAGGCAGCAGGCCGGCTGCCTGGTGGTGACGCGCGAGCAGGACGACCGGGTGGAATCGGTCGGCATCGTCACCGACCGCGACCTGGTCACGCGCTGCATCGCCGCGCATTTCGATCCAGCCACGACCCCGCTGGAGTGCGTGATGTCCGCGCCGCTGCTGTGCTGCCGCCCGGACGCGCCGATCGACGAGATCGTCGACACCATGCAGCAGCGCGGCGTGCGCCGGCTGCCGCTGATCGATACCGCCGGCACGCTCGTGGGCATCGTGAGCACCGACGACGTACTGGCGGCGCTCGCCGAGCTGGCCGACCGGGTCAACCAGACACTCAACGCCCAGCCGATGCTCGACCGGGCCTATCTCTAG
- a CDS encoding host attachment protein: MNKTWVLVADSEKARLFEYERCRGPWSETACFVNADTTQGPLPERPPRVQESVGGARHAIEPRTDPKDKAATRFASTLAAALRSAHDEQRFTSLVIAASPRFLGTLHGKLDKSLQHCVSREIGRNLTALDSDGIRNYLLD, encoded by the coding sequence ATGAACAAGACGTGGGTGCTGGTGGCCGACAGCGAGAAGGCGCGGCTCTTCGAGTACGAACGCTGCCGCGGGCCATGGTCGGAGACGGCCTGCTTCGTCAACGCCGACACCACGCAAGGGCCGCTTCCCGAGCGCCCGCCGCGGGTGCAGGAAAGCGTGGGCGGGGCACGGCACGCGATCGAACCGCGTACCGATCCGAAGGACAAGGCCGCCACGCGCTTCGCCTCGACGCTCGCCGCCGCGTTGCGCAGCGCTCACGACGAGCAGCGCTTCACCTCGCTCGTGATCGCCGCGTCCCCGCGCTTCCTGGGCACCTTGCACGGCAAACTGGACAAGTCGCTGCAGCACTGCGTGAGCCGCGAGATCGGGCGAAACCTGACCGCCCTGGACAGCGACGGCATCCGCAACTACCTGCTCGACTGA
- a CDS encoding universal stress protein: MFEMLVDAGPHAGGPFLATALSLASRVEAFACGFQVLPLQPPVALSFETALLEAEAQSARARRDWWLAQCTQAGVEGEWEVLRGEVGPAIAKRSRLADLVCLEVSVAGGARDVLSPEPDRALVQTAGPLLLLPSVWNGPTATRVLVAWNGSAEAANAIRAAMPLLARATDICVLDGEQACLPGISPSPLPLQAWMSRHGIQAQWESLDPSRQRELSIADVARRMGADLLVMGAYGHHWASAFGRSQMTRTLLSHIDRPILLSH, translated from the coding sequence ATGTTCGAGATGCTTGTGGACGCCGGCCCCCATGCGGGAGGGCCCTTCCTGGCGACGGCGCTCTCACTGGCCAGTCGCGTGGAAGCCTTCGCGTGCGGCTTCCAGGTATTGCCGCTGCAACCGCCCGTGGCGTTGTCCTTCGAAACGGCCTTGCTGGAGGCCGAAGCGCAGAGCGCGCGGGCGCGGCGCGACTGGTGGCTGGCGCAGTGCACGCAGGCGGGCGTCGAAGGCGAGTGGGAAGTCCTGCGCGGCGAGGTCGGCCCGGCCATCGCCAAGCGCTCGCGGCTGGCCGACCTGGTCTGCCTGGAAGTCTCCGTGGCAGGCGGTGCGCGTGACGTGCTCTCGCCCGAACCCGACCGCGCGCTGGTGCAGACCGCCGGTCCGTTGCTCCTGCTGCCCTCCGTCTGGAACGGGCCGACGGCCACGCGCGTGCTGGTGGCGTGGAACGGTTCGGCCGAGGCGGCCAATGCCATCCGCGCCGCGATGCCGCTGCTGGCCAGGGCCACCGACATCTGCGTGCTCGACGGCGAGCAGGCTTGCCTGCCGGGCATCTCCCCTTCGCCCTTGCCGCTGCAGGCGTGGATGAGCCGGCACGGCATCCAGGCGCAGTGGGAATCGCTCGACCCTTCGCGCCAGCGCGAACTGTCCATCGCCGACGTCGCCCGTCGCATGGGCGCGGACCTGCTGGTGATGGGCGCCTACGGCCACCACTGGGCCAGCGCCTTCGGGCGCAGCCAGATGACCCGGACGCTGCTCAGCCACATCGACCGGCCGATCCTGCTCTCGCATTGA
- a CDS encoding response regulator — MSAQDHDKTALLRQAHLLVVDDDVDVATLLKRYLAAQGFQVSTVGNGQDMLALLATDSIDLVLLDLGLPGEDGLELTRHLHEHWRGPVIIVTGRGDSVDRIVGLEVGADDYVTKPFELRELLARIRSVLRRTGERPRQAMSRPVVYRFAGFRLELDSRTLVSPSGETVPLTSGEFGLLRVLVTHANRVLSRDELMNHLYGRDSGPFDRAVDVQVGRLRRKIEPDPASPVLIKSVRGAGYIFSDTARPE; from the coding sequence GTGTCGGCTCAGGACCATGACAAGACCGCGTTGCTCCGGCAGGCCCACCTGCTGGTCGTCGACGACGACGTCGATGTCGCGACGCTGCTCAAGCGCTACCTCGCGGCCCAGGGTTTCCAGGTGAGCACGGTCGGCAACGGCCAGGACATGCTCGCGCTGCTGGCCACCGATTCGATCGACCTGGTGCTGCTCGACCTCGGCCTGCCCGGCGAGGACGGCCTGGAGCTGACGCGCCACCTGCACGAGCACTGGCGCGGGCCGGTGATCATCGTCACCGGACGCGGCGACTCCGTCGATCGCATCGTGGGACTCGAAGTGGGTGCCGACGACTACGTGACCAAACCGTTCGAGCTGCGCGAACTGCTGGCGCGCATCCGCAGCGTGCTGCGCCGCACCGGCGAGCGTCCGCGCCAGGCGATGTCGCGACCGGTGGTCTACCGCTTCGCCGGCTTTCGCCTGGAGTTGGACAGTCGCACCCTGGTTTCGCCCTCGGGCGAAACCGTACCGCTCACCAGCGGGGAGTTCGGGCTGCTGCGCGTGCTGGTCACCCACGCCAACCGGGTGCTTTCGCGCGACGAACTCATGAACCATCTGTACGGAAGGGATTCGGGTCCCTTCGACCGCGCGGTGGACGTGCAGGTCGGCCGCCTGCGGCGAAAGATCGAGCCCGACCCGGCCTCGCCGGTGCTCATCAAGTCGGTGCGGGGGGCCGGCTACATTTTCAGCGACACGGCACGCCCGGAGTAG
- a CDS encoding ATP-binding protein, which yields MPSPATGDESLFRTLFETAPDAMVVVDAAGDIVLANPQAHRLFGYAPGALVGLRVENLMPEAARAAHVVHRAGYMAHPRVRPMGAGYELIGVRSDGATFPMEIALSPAGSGRYSASIRDISEAHRTRQALRRAQRDGYLAELGRLMLEAGNDGSLRVSVSDLIARALGVDAVAVAVGLAGGKALPIRSAAGLPIDALDALGDAFARDGLAARLGERQPPGVWMLSDGPAEALPALRAALAVHGFADAAIVPLLDRHEATGALLALVRKPGEWDGDQLGFLQLAANMLAAAVLRGRSQEQLAHAQRLDALGQLTGGIAHDFNNLLTVVSGNLQILDAEYGEVADARELIDGASRAVDRCINLTRKLLGFSRRRSLTPRGVRPHQIFDELGEMLARTLGARIHIALDCPAHVPAVYADPGELETALVNLAINARDAMPEGGSLRISARARAIGPNEAGALRPGRYVVFLVEDSGSGMTQDVLDHALEPFFTTKEAGKGSGLGLSMVYGFVKQSGGRVTIGSQPGRGTRVEILLPTAPAEDETGEARTPGSVNPGHARVLVVEDEPGVRKVAVRFLHALGYDTLEAGNAEQALALLRIDRGIQLLFSDVALGNGTNGFELVREARRLRPALPALLTSGYERSTEGADEALQSGVGLLRKPYRREQLGEALAQALEGRSG from the coding sequence ATGCCATCCCCAGCCACCGGCGACGAAAGCCTGTTCCGCACGCTCTTCGAAACCGCGCCGGACGCGATGGTGGTGGTCGACGCGGCGGGCGATATCGTGCTGGCCAATCCGCAGGCGCACCGGCTGTTCGGCTACGCCCCCGGCGCGCTGGTCGGCCTGCGGGTGGAGAACCTGATGCCCGAAGCCGCGCGGGCCGCGCATGTCGTCCATCGCGCGGGCTACATGGCCCATCCCCGGGTGCGCCCGATGGGTGCGGGCTATGAACTGATCGGCGTGCGCAGCGACGGCGCCACCTTCCCCATGGAAATCGCGCTGAGCCCGGCAGGCAGCGGACGATATTCCGCCTCCATCCGCGACATTTCCGAAGCACACCGCACACGACAGGCCCTGCGGCGTGCGCAGCGCGACGGCTACCTGGCCGAGTTGGGCCGACTGATGCTCGAGGCCGGCAACGATGGTTCCCTGCGCGTGTCGGTGTCCGATCTGATCGCCCGGGCGTTGGGCGTCGACGCCGTCGCCGTGGCGGTGGGCTTGGCCGGTGGCAAGGCGCTGCCGATCCGCTCGGCGGCCGGCCTTCCGATCGATGCGCTCGACGCCCTGGGCGATGCTTTCGCGCGCGACGGTCTCGCGGCGCGGCTTGGCGAAAGGCAGCCGCCGGGCGTGTGGATGCTGTCGGACGGCCCCGCCGAAGCATTGCCTGCGCTGCGTGCCGCGCTCGCCGTGCATGGGTTCGCCGACGCGGCAATCGTGCCGCTGCTGGACCGTCACGAAGCCACCGGTGCGTTGCTCGCGCTCGTCCGGAAGCCAGGCGAGTGGGATGGCGATCAACTGGGTTTCCTGCAATTGGCGGCCAACATGCTGGCTGCGGCCGTCCTGCGCGGCCGCAGCCAGGAACAGCTCGCTCACGCCCAACGGCTCGATGCTTTGGGCCAGCTGACCGGCGGCATCGCGCACGACTTCAACAACCTGCTGACCGTGGTCTCGGGCAACCTGCAGATCCTTGACGCCGAGTACGGCGAGGTGGCCGATGCGCGCGAGCTGATCGACGGTGCTTCGCGCGCGGTCGACCGCTGCATCAACCTGACCCGCAAGCTGCTGGGCTTCTCGCGCCGCCGCTCCTTGACGCCGCGAGGCGTGCGGCCGCATCAGATCTTCGACGAGCTGGGCGAGATGCTGGCGCGCACGCTGGGCGCGCGCATCCACATAGCTCTGGACTGTCCCGCCCACGTCCCGGCCGTGTATGCCGATCCGGGCGAACTGGAGACGGCGCTGGTCAACCTCGCGATCAATGCGCGCGATGCGATGCCCGAGGGTGGTTCGCTGCGCATCAGCGCCCGCGCGCGCGCGATCGGGCCGAACGAGGCGGGCGCCCTTCGTCCGGGCCGGTACGTCGTGTTCCTGGTCGAAGACAGCGGCAGCGGCATGACGCAAGACGTGCTCGACCATGCGCTGGAACCGTTCTTTACCACCAAGGAGGCCGGCAAGGGCAGCGGCCTGGGGCTGAGCATGGTCTACGGCTTCGTCAAGCAATCGGGCGGACGCGTGACCATCGGTAGCCAGCCCGGTCGCGGCACGCGCGTGGAAATCCTGCTGCCGACTGCGCCGGCGGAAGACGAGACCGGCGAGGCCCGCACGCCCGGCAGCGTCAATCCCGGGCACGCACGGGTGCTGGTGGTCGAGGACGAGCCGGGCGTGCGCAAGGTCGCCGTCCGTTTCCTGCATGCGCTCGGCTACGACACGCTGGAGGCCGGGAACGCGGAGCAGGCGCTGGCGCTGCTGCGCATCGACCGCGGTATCCAGTTGCTGTTCTCGGACGTGGCGCTGGGCAACGGCACCAACGGTTTCGAGCTGGTGCGCGAGGCCCGCCGTCTGCGCCCCGCACTGCCGGCACTGCTGACTTCCGGGTACGAGCGTTCCACCGAGGGCGCCGACGAGGCGCTGCAGAGCGGCGTAGGCCTGTTGCGAAAGCCCTACCGCCGGGAACAATTGGGAGAGGCGCTGGCGCAGGCGCTGGAAGGGCGCTCGGGCTGA
- a CDS encoding Crp/Fnr family transcriptional regulator, with protein MNALATHIPMPAPVPVQQGMAAAGPIDVEQLSRHVQVLRRKLAPGQHVYRAGQPFHAIYLVHAGFLKTCELSEDGRERVTSFRMRGDLVGVESIGLAHYACDVVALDDSEIWELPYPPVLHACLQMPELQIRLTAALAGEIRNDRAWMLALGTLTAEQRVAAFLLDMAERHMRLGFSPRHFLLRMGRADIASFLGIKHETVTRALSRLDRLQCIDVQRREIRLLDTDGLRRMAGQGATIH; from the coding sequence ATGAACGCCCTTGCCACCCATATCCCGATGCCCGCTCCTGTGCCCGTGCAGCAAGGAATGGCTGCGGCCGGGCCCATCGACGTCGAACAGCTCTCGCGCCACGTGCAGGTGCTGCGCCGCAAGCTCGCACCCGGCCAGCATGTCTACCGGGCCGGGCAACCGTTCCATGCGATCTACCTGGTGCACGCGGGCTTCCTCAAGACCTGCGAGCTTTCCGAGGATGGCCGCGAGCGGGTGACCAGCTTCCGCATGCGCGGCGACCTGGTCGGCGTCGAGTCCATCGGCCTGGCGCACTACGCCTGCGACGTGGTGGCGCTGGACGACAGCGAGATCTGGGAGCTGCCGTACCCGCCGGTGCTGCACGCCTGCCTGCAGATGCCCGAGCTGCAGATCCGGCTGACCGCGGCACTGGCCGGGGAGATCCGCAACGACCGCGCGTGGATGCTGGCCCTGGGCACGCTCACCGCCGAGCAGCGCGTGGCCGCCTTCCTGCTGGACATGGCCGAGCGCCACATGCGGCTGGGCTTCAGCCCGCGCCATTTCCTGCTGCGCATGGGCCGCGCCGACATCGCCAGTTTCCTGGGGATCAAGCACGAGACGGTGACCCGCGCGCTGTCCAGGCTCGACCGGCTGCAGTGCATCGACGTGCAGCGACGCGAGATCCGGCTGCTCGATACGGACGGCCTGCGCCGCATGGCCGGGCAGGGTGCGACTATCCACTGA